In the genome of Chrysoperla carnea chromosome 5, inChrCarn1.1, whole genome shotgun sequence, the window tgagtaaattttttatcacaaacctcgcaagaaaatggtttttctccagtatgaagacgtttattaactttattgCATAAATTACGTGAAAAAGGTCGTTTTCCTGAATGTAATCGTTTATGAATTGATAAATTTACTCGATGTTTAAATCTCttatcacaaaaatcacatGAATACGGTTTGTTTTGTTGAGATTTTAAAGCATTTTcagtttccaattttaatttatggtccAATTTATCGGTTTCATCTTGATCTGAAATTAATTCATGTTGCACTATATTATTTTCGGCTAATATTTCCTCCTTAATCAATATTTGATCcaaatttatttcttcattAATTTGTTCATTCTCGACTGCAATAACttcatttttcatcaaattttcttCAAGTTTTTCATGATCGAAGTCAAGTACAGATGATTCATCAACGTcaattatttcttctttaatcaaatcgattttttcttcaaatacttCATGGGCAAGATTCTCTCGAATGTGAATTCTTTTATGTCTCACTAAACTACTCTGATGAGAAAACTTATTaccacaaatttcacatgaaaatggtttttctctaGTATGAGTTCGTTGAtgtgttattaaattttgacgTGTTATAAATCGTTTATCACAtatttcacaagaaaatggCTTTTCGTCAAAATGAATTGCTTTGATATGTAAATTCAAACTTGATtgctgaataaattttttatcacaaacatcacatgaaaatcttttttctcCTAGGTGAAgtcttttatgtttatttaaattacttttgaaaggaaattttttatcactaagtttttcattttctatgttAAATTCTTCCAATTTATCGGTTACCAACTGTTCATTTTCATTAATGTGTTCCATGAcaacattttcttctttaattataaCATCTTCCAGGTcgatttcttctttaattaaaacaagtggcATTGAATGATTTTCTTCCATTTTAACATTTACgttcaatatttgtttttttaaatcattttcaagttgattattttcattaataaataaaggatcaatttcattttcatctttaaatgaattttttgccattttgataattttatattaactt includes:
- the LOC123300609 gene encoding zinc finger protein 600-like, giving the protein MEENHSMPLVLIKEEIDLEDVIIKEENVVMEHINENEQLQSSLNLHIKAIHFDEKPFSCEICDKRFITRQNLITHQRTHTREKPFSCEICGNKFSHQSSLVRHKRIHIRENLAHEVFEEKIDLIKEEIIDVDESSVLDFDHEKLEENLMKNEVIAVENEQINEEINLDQILIKEEILAENNIVQHELISDQDETDKLDHKLKLETENALKSQQNKPYSCDFCDKRFKHRVNLSIHKRLHSGKRPFSLTLDAHKAIHRGERNYSCDMCGKRYFHYDSLTVHKRIHGVERSYPCEICDKRFIRRQDSSLVRHKKIHIQDNLAQHKLISYQDEIDKLQHKSCKFEENLTENEINAVENVQIKEEINLDQILIKEEILEGNNIVQHELISDQDEIDKLEHKSNQNETVKLDHKLKLEAKNALKSQQNKPYSCEFCDKRFKRRVNLSIHKRLHSGKRPFSRNLCNKLLL